The Natrinema salaciae genome includes a window with the following:
- a CDS encoding DUF7097 family protein translates to MEKTPQGTSVGVDDPYEFAGVCDYLTGEGTCRYAVDHYGHDPAFARDRADDDYECPVVDPESDWSWGDCPHFRSRNRDRECVRCSLEEKRIAHDDERPLLEEHHLSYARDGETLSHEITIYLCRWCHAKVHNSWARITDDAAPDPDAIAALEERRGREQSELGFESAAERYDEDER, encoded by the coding sequence ATGGAGAAAACGCCACAGGGAACCTCCGTCGGCGTCGACGACCCGTACGAGTTCGCGGGCGTCTGCGACTATCTCACCGGCGAGGGGACGTGTCGGTACGCCGTCGACCACTACGGCCACGACCCCGCGTTCGCACGCGACCGGGCCGACGACGACTACGAGTGTCCCGTCGTCGACCCGGAATCGGACTGGTCGTGGGGCGACTGTCCGCACTTTCGCTCGCGCAACCGCGACCGCGAGTGCGTCCGCTGCAGCCTCGAGGAGAAACGGATCGCTCACGACGACGAGCGGCCGCTGCTCGAGGAACACCATCTTTCGTACGCTCGCGACGGGGAGACGCTCTCCCACGAGATCACGATCTACCTCTGCCGATGGTGTCACGCGAAGGTCCACAACTCGTGGGCGCGAATCACCGACGACGCCGCGCCGGACCCCGACGCGATCGCAGCCCTCGAGGAGCGCCGCGGTCGCGAACAGTCGGAGCTCGGGTTCGAGTCGGCGGCGGAGCGATACGACGAGGACGAGCGGTGA
- a CDS encoding (R)-citramalate synthase: MPVTHSADQTIASDRTVRLLDTTLRDGEQAPGVSLSPDEKVEIARALERAGVAVIEAGSACTGAGERQAISRVTDLDLDARVTSFCRGMKGDIDLALECDVDGVHIVVPSSDRHIEEKVGTSREDNLEATAELVSYARDHDLWVEVIGEDGSRADLDYLEVLAETSLDAGAERFCFADTVGHTGPEHTHEAVSRLAELGPVSAHTHDDLGLGVTNALAAVSAGADLVHCTVDGLGERAGNVALEEVAIALSHVYDVDTLELEEVYDLAQIVSRVTGVQLPPNKAVIGENAFTHESGIHTDGTLKDDKMYEPYAPETVGRERRLALGKHTGRAGVAATLEEHGVEADGDEIAEIATRVTELGDRGRRVTDADLLAIAEDVTGEDRDRVVDLLDLTATSGGAVPTASIRLTVDGEERVASGTGSGPVDAAVSAIREALGSMADAELESYHVDAVTGGTDAVVTVEVTMVRNDRSVTVARSEADITRASVTAMVDALDRLLAADQRPLAPADD; this comes from the coding sequence TTGCCTGTAACTCACTCCGCCGACCAGACGATCGCATCGGACCGTACAGTGCGCCTTCTCGACACGACGCTTCGCGACGGCGAGCAAGCCCCGGGCGTCTCGCTCTCGCCCGACGAGAAAGTCGAGATCGCTCGAGCGCTCGAGCGAGCCGGTGTCGCCGTCATCGAGGCCGGGAGCGCCTGTACCGGCGCGGGTGAGCGACAGGCGATCTCGCGGGTCACGGATCTGGACCTCGACGCGCGCGTCACCAGCTTCTGTCGCGGGATGAAAGGCGACATCGACCTCGCGCTCGAGTGCGACGTCGACGGCGTCCACATCGTCGTCCCCTCTAGCGACCGCCACATCGAGGAGAAAGTCGGCACCTCCCGCGAGGACAACCTCGAGGCGACGGCCGAGCTCGTGTCCTACGCTCGAGACCACGACCTCTGGGTCGAGGTCATCGGCGAGGACGGCTCGCGGGCCGACCTCGACTATCTCGAGGTACTGGCCGAGACGTCCCTCGACGCGGGTGCGGAGCGATTCTGTTTCGCCGACACCGTCGGCCACACCGGACCGGAACACACCCACGAGGCGGTCTCCCGGCTCGCCGAACTCGGGCCGGTCAGCGCTCACACCCACGACGACCTCGGACTCGGCGTGACCAACGCGCTCGCGGCCGTCTCGGCCGGTGCCGATCTCGTTCACTGCACCGTCGACGGGCTCGGCGAACGCGCCGGCAACGTCGCCCTGGAAGAGGTCGCCATCGCCCTCTCGCACGTCTACGACGTCGACACCCTCGAACTCGAGGAGGTGTACGATCTCGCACAGATCGTCTCGCGCGTGACCGGTGTCCAGCTCCCGCCGAACAAGGCCGTCATCGGTGAGAACGCCTTCACGCACGAGAGCGGCATCCACACCGACGGGACGCTCAAGGACGACAAGATGTACGAGCCGTACGCGCCCGAAACCGTCGGCCGCGAGCGCCGGCTCGCGCTGGGGAAACACACCGGCCGCGCGGGCGTCGCGGCGACGCTCGAGGAGCACGGCGTCGAGGCCGACGGCGACGAAATCGCGGAGATCGCGACCCGCGTCACGGAACTCGGGGACCGCGGTCGTCGCGTCACCGACGCCGATCTGCTGGCCATCGCCGAGGACGTCACCGGCGAGGATCGAGACCGCGTCGTCGACCTGCTCGATCTCACCGCCACCAGCGGGGGTGCCGTCCCCACTGCGAGCATCCGACTGACCGTCGACGGCGAGGAACGCGTCGCCAGCGGGACCGGGTCGGGTCCCGTCGACGCCGCCGTCTCGGCCATCCGCGAGGCGCTCGGCTCGATGGCCGACGCCGAACTCGAGTCCTACCACGTGGACGCGGTCACGGGCGGCACCGACGCCGTCGTCACCGTCGAGGTGACCATGGTTCGCAACGATCGCTCGGTGACGGTCGCCCGCAGCGAGGCCGACATCACCCGTGCGAGCGTGACGGCGATGGTCGACGCGCTCGATCGATTGCTCGCGGCCGACCAGCGGCCGCTCGCACCGGCCGACGACTGA
- a CDS encoding AGE family epimerase/isomerase, producing MTVYRTRAGLRHRFRDVLNFYYPDCLDTTVGGYVAQLDERDGHVYDARTKHLVATARGVHNFSLGVLADGPHWCEHAAEHGLQFLATVHWDDARRGYDWHLDGRTPTDRTRYCYGHAFVLLAAARALQAGIAGARDELERAFGVLEERFWELDHGRYAARASPDWELAPYRGQNANMHACEALLAAYEATGADRFLERAYTVADRVTRDGTAATDGLLWEHYTESWEPDLSYNEDSPRHQFRPPGYQPGHHAEWAKLLALLAEHRPEDWLLERARTLFDAAVDLGWDDEHGGLYYTVADDGEPIVADKYGWVHAEAIGASALLSRVDRDADGRSADVLEWYDRLWEYAGTHLINPRYGNWYERVTREHDRDGPNHGPAVEPGYHPLTNCWLVTRALAADGVDALGTRADAG from the coding sequence ATGACCGTCTACCGAACGCGGGCCGGACTCCGCCACCGGTTTCGGGACGTGCTGAACTTCTACTATCCGGACTGTCTGGACACGACCGTCGGCGGCTACGTCGCACAGCTCGACGAGCGCGACGGCCACGTCTACGACGCGCGGACGAAACACCTCGTCGCGACGGCCCGCGGCGTCCACAACTTCAGTCTGGGCGTCCTCGCCGACGGTCCCCACTGGTGCGAACACGCCGCCGAACACGGCCTCCAGTTCCTCGCGACGGTCCACTGGGACGACGCGCGGCGAGGGTACGACTGGCACCTCGACGGGCGGACGCCGACCGACCGGACGCGGTACTGCTACGGCCACGCGTTCGTCCTGCTCGCCGCCGCTCGGGCGTTACAGGCGGGGATCGCCGGCGCTCGAGACGAACTCGAGCGCGCGTTCGGCGTCCTCGAGGAGCGGTTCTGGGAACTGGACCACGGTCGCTACGCAGCCCGCGCGTCGCCGGACTGGGAACTCGCGCCGTACCGCGGGCAGAACGCGAACATGCACGCCTGCGAGGCGCTGCTCGCCGCCTACGAGGCCACGGGCGCGGACCGGTTCCTCGAGCGGGCGTACACCGTGGCCGATCGGGTCACGCGGGACGGTACCGCGGCGACCGACGGGCTCCTCTGGGAGCACTACACCGAGTCCTGGGAGCCGGATCTCTCGTACAACGAGGACAGTCCCCGCCACCAGTTCCGGCCGCCGGGATACCAGCCCGGACACCACGCCGAGTGGGCCAAACTGCTGGCGCTGTTGGCGGAGCACCGTCCCGAGGACTGGCTGCTCGAGCGTGCTCGAACGCTCTTCGACGCCGCCGTCGATCTGGGCTGGGACGACGAGCACGGCGGCCTCTACTACACCGTCGCGGACGACGGGGAGCCGATCGTCGCCGACAAGTACGGCTGGGTCCACGCCGAGGCGATCGGTGCGAGTGCGCTGTTGAGCCGGGTCGACCGCGACGCCGACGGACGGTCGGCGGACGTCCTCGAGTGGTACGACCGACTCTGGGAGTACGCGGGGACGCACCTGATCAATCCGCGCTACGGCAACTGGTACGAACGGGTCACGCGCGAGCACGACCGCGACGGCCCGAACCACGGCCCGGCGGTCGAGCCCGGTTACCACCCGCTCACGAACTGCTGGCTCGTCACGCGGGCGCTCGCGGCCGACGGGGTGGACGCGCTCGGGACTCGAGCGGACGCCGGCTGA
- a CDS encoding phosphoadenosine phosphosulfate reductase family protein: MAENFPDYVAVDYSDGEGEEPAEYPHIQDKIEKAIEVTREGLEEYENPAVMWTGGKDSTLTLYFIKEVADRFDLEVPPAVFIDHYQHFDEIHDFVDHWADEWDLEVIYARNEDVGEYVDENGLEPGDDIDISALSEHNQHHVEDILEYEEDTFPFLLDTYVGNHLLKTVALNDALEEHDIDGVISGVRWDEQEARADETFFSPRHDPDIYPPHDRIQPILQFDEAAVWDAFWNFVVPDTVENFPEEGYVPQADDDLPEGVSQDDVPISPKYFAGFRSLGSEVSTEKSDQEPAWLQDLEGTTERAGRAQDKEDLMERLRDLGYM; this comes from the coding sequence ATGGCCGAGAACTTTCCCGACTACGTAGCCGTCGACTATTCCGACGGCGAAGGCGAAGAGCCCGCGGAGTATCCCCACATTCAGGACAAGATCGAGAAGGCGATCGAAGTGACCCGCGAGGGCCTCGAGGAGTACGAGAACCCGGCGGTCATGTGGACCGGCGGCAAGGACTCGACGCTCACGCTGTACTTCATCAAGGAGGTCGCCGACCGCTTCGACCTCGAGGTGCCCCCGGCGGTCTTCATCGACCACTACCAGCACTTCGACGAGATCCACGACTTCGTCGACCACTGGGCCGACGAGTGGGATCTCGAGGTCATCTACGCGCGCAACGAGGACGTCGGCGAGTACGTCGACGAGAACGGCCTCGAGCCCGGCGACGACATCGACATCTCGGCGCTCTCGGAGCACAACCAGCACCACGTCGAGGACATCCTCGAGTACGAGGAGGACACGTTCCCGTTCCTGCTGGACACCTACGTCGGCAACCACCTGCTGAAGACGGTCGCGCTCAACGACGCGCTCGAGGAGCACGACATCGACGGCGTCATCTCCGGCGTCCGCTGGGACGAACAGGAGGCCCGCGCCGACGAGACGTTCTTCTCGCCGCGCCACGACCCCGACATCTACCCGCCCCACGACCGCATCCAGCCCATCCTGCAGTTCGACGAGGCTGCGGTCTGGGACGCGTTCTGGAACTTCGTGGTGCCGGACACGGTCGAGAACTTCCCCGAAGAGGGGTACGTCCCGCAGGCCGACGACGACCTCCCCGAGGGCGTCTCCCAGGATGACGTGCCGATCTCGCCGAAGTACTTCGCCGGCTTCCGCTCGCTTGGCAGCGAAGTCAGCACGGAAAAGAGCGACCAGGAACCCGCCTGGCTCCAGGACCTCGAAGGGACCACCGAGCGCGCGGGCCGCGCCCAGGACAAGGAGGACCTGATGGAGCGCCTGCGCGACCTCGGCTACATGTAA
- a CDS encoding methyl-accepting chemotaxis protein gives MVGTVRQLVPSIIRRSYALKFGIVLLVLGITVGSLGLVATAALTDSVEATVLEDQQDAAVQEAQAIDSWDQRNAQLVASAANAPVFGSGNESAIEAYLQETYQSFPNGRMNAIYVNTSTGEIQGSVDTNAATIEDLSFPNRDELDEDLSSHNIQRTEPYAMPDESGLAFDSHAVVSYYVGVGDADDRALVITFNLYDRSTEMLSSTDSETVVTVVDGQGRIVGDDAYLGYEDGQEAVTFFEPYDDRNGLLKAAREGPGATKIDGEPPGVLNTEPYNFDPDGYVVGYHTTADGWVVLVHTTNADALGFVNTVDRFGTAVTLGVVLLIGLFGAVLGRNTAISIDRLTRAVGEMEDGNLDVEVESERIDNIGRLYDGFTSMRDELKRKITETEDARATAERERERVERINEDLQQAAASYCDVMEAAADGDLTARMDPDASENETMRAIATDFNEMLTELEGTVENISRFATEVATASEQVTASSEEVRSASEQVSASIQEISNGADDQYESLRSVDAEMNTLSTTTEEIAATSNEVADVAERTARTSREGHDAAQAAIDACEHLETERDAVVEEFEQLRNEVGQIDELTDSIAEIAEQTNMLALNANIEASRSASAEDDGGFAAVAAEVKELSQDVKDATDEIGARLERIQDQTEQSADEVDRTSREIERVHDLVTDTVASLEEIAEYAQETNDGVQAISTATEEQAGSTQEVVAMVDDIATIAEETTAEAETVAASAEEQTSALTAVSRSADDLSQQAVTLSEALDRFETDADGSAGPVDSLAAIPDPGTGSDGSTPDDGERSEPDHDGERSEPNQDGERNEPDDAAFTFGQEPATPDDTPDSTEDS, from the coding sequence ATGGTGGGGACTGTACGACAACTTGTACCATCGATCATTCGACGGAGTTACGCGCTCAAATTTGGGATCGTACTGCTCGTCCTGGGGATCACGGTCGGCTCTCTGGGGCTCGTCGCGACCGCAGCGCTCACCGATAGCGTCGAGGCGACGGTGCTCGAGGACCAGCAGGACGCCGCGGTGCAGGAGGCCCAGGCGATCGATAGCTGGGACCAGCGAAACGCACAACTCGTTGCGTCGGCGGCCAACGCTCCCGTCTTCGGCTCGGGAAACGAATCGGCTATCGAAGCCTACCTGCAGGAGACCTATCAGAGTTTCCCGAACGGGCGGATGAACGCGATCTACGTCAACACCTCGACCGGCGAGATCCAGGGGAGCGTCGATACGAACGCCGCGACCATCGAGGATCTGTCCTTCCCGAACCGTGACGAGCTCGACGAGGACCTCTCGAGCCACAACATCCAGCGAACCGAGCCGTACGCGATGCCCGACGAGTCCGGACTGGCGTTCGACTCTCACGCCGTCGTCTCGTACTACGTCGGCGTCGGCGACGCCGACGACCGAGCGCTCGTGATCACGTTCAACCTCTACGATCGGTCGACGGAGATGCTCTCGAGTACGGATTCGGAGACGGTCGTGACGGTCGTGGACGGCCAGGGCCGAATCGTCGGCGACGACGCGTACCTCGGCTACGAAGACGGCCAGGAAGCGGTGACGTTCTTCGAACCCTACGACGACCGCAACGGGCTCCTCAAGGCCGCGCGGGAGGGACCGGGCGCGACGAAAATCGACGGGGAACCGCCCGGCGTCCTGAACACGGAGCCGTACAACTTCGACCCCGACGGGTACGTCGTCGGCTATCACACGACGGCCGACGGGTGGGTCGTCCTCGTCCACACGACTAACGCGGACGCCCTCGGCTTCGTCAATACGGTCGATCGGTTCGGTACCGCGGTCACCCTCGGCGTCGTGCTCCTGATCGGCCTGTTCGGTGCCGTACTGGGCCGGAACACGGCAATATCGATCGATCGACTGACGCGAGCGGTCGGCGAGATGGAGGACGGAAACCTCGACGTCGAGGTCGAGAGCGAGCGGATCGACAACATCGGCCGGCTCTACGACGGCTTCACCTCGATGCGCGACGAACTGAAGCGGAAGATCACCGAGACCGAGGATGCTCGGGCGACGGCCGAACGCGAACGCGAGCGCGTCGAGCGGATCAACGAGGACCTCCAGCAGGCGGCGGCCTCGTACTGCGACGTGATGGAAGCGGCCGCGGACGGCGACCTCACCGCGCGGATGGATCCGGACGCGTCGGAGAACGAGACCATGCGGGCGATCGCGACCGACTTCAACGAGATGCTCACCGAACTCGAGGGAACCGTCGAGAACATCAGTCGGTTCGCCACCGAGGTCGCGACGGCCAGCGAGCAGGTCACCGCCTCGAGCGAGGAGGTCAGATCCGCGAGCGAGCAGGTCAGCGCGTCGATCCAGGAGATCTCGAACGGTGCGGACGACCAGTACGAGTCGCTCCGGTCGGTCGACGCGGAGATGAACACGCTCTCGACGACGACCGAGGAGATCGCCGCCACGTCGAACGAGGTCGCCGACGTCGCGGAACGGACCGCTCGAACCAGCCGCGAGGGCCACGACGCGGCTCAGGCGGCAATCGACGCCTGCGAGCACCTCGAGACCGAGCGGGACGCGGTCGTCGAGGAGTTCGAGCAGCTTCGCAACGAAGTCGGGCAGATCGACGAGCTAACCGACAGCATCGCCGAGATCGCCGAGCAGACCAACATGCTCGCGCTCAACGCCAACATCGAGGCGTCCAGATCCGCGTCCGCCGAGGACGACGGCGGGTTCGCCGCGGTCGCCGCCGAAGTCAAGGAACTCTCCCAGGACGTCAAAGACGCCACCGACGAGATCGGTGCCCGCCTCGAGCGGATTCAGGACCAGACCGAGCAGTCGGCGGACGAGGTCGACCGGACGAGTCGCGAGATCGAACGCGTCCACGACCTCGTGACGGACACCGTCGCCTCGCTCGAGGAGATCGCGGAGTACGCCCAGGAGACCAACGACGGCGTCCAGGCGATTTCGACCGCGACCGAAGAGCAGGCCGGGTCGACGCAGGAGGTCGTCGCGATGGTCGACGATATCGCGACGATCGCCGAGGAGACGACGGCCGAAGCCGAGACCGTCGCCGCGTCGGCCGAAGAGCAGACGTCCGCCCTGACGGCAGTGTCCAGGTCGGCCGACGACCTGTCCCAGCAGGCGGTGACGCTCTCCGAAGCGCTGGATCGCTTCGAGACCGACGCCGACGGGAGCGCCGGGCCCGTCGATTCGCTCGCGGCGATACCCGATCCCGGAACCGGCAGTGACGGGTCCACACCGGACGACGGCGAGCGGAGCGAACCGGATCACGACGGCGAACGGAGCGAACCGAACCAGGACGGCGAACGGAACGAACCGGACGACGCGGCATTTACGTTCGGCCAGGAACCGGCGACGCCGGACGACACCCCCGACTCGACCGAGGACAGCTGA
- a CDS encoding DUF192 domain-containing protein — protein sequence MQLVHESAGDAASGEGTDRETLATTVDLADSILSRTRGLMFRRSVPDDYALAFPFDSATTRDLHMLFVFIPIDAVWVVDDVVQRVETLRPWRSLARAEADLIVELPAGTAVDVDPGDRLVLETG from the coding sequence GTGCAACTCGTCCACGAATCGGCTGGGGACGCCGCTTCCGGCGAGGGGACCGACCGCGAGACGCTGGCGACGACGGTCGACCTCGCGGACTCGATCCTGAGCCGGACGCGAGGGCTCATGTTTCGGCGATCCGTGCCGGACGACTACGCGTTGGCGTTCCCGTTCGATTCGGCCACGACGCGCGACCTTCACATGCTGTTCGTCTTCATCCCGATCGATGCGGTCTGGGTCGTCGACGACGTCGTCCAGCGCGTCGAGACGCTCCGGCCGTGGCGGAGCCTCGCTCGGGCGGAGGCCGACCTGATCGTCGAACTCCCCGCAGGCACCGCGGTCGACGTCGACCCCGGCGATCGGCTGGTTCTCGAGACCGGCTGA
- a CDS encoding CPBP family intramembrane glutamic endopeptidase, producing the protein MARSTPTEIAAVVVAGWIGLEFALRRGLVAGAAAVGIDPLVADYLVLAVGFPLIAAILSRYALERGDTRESWGWDWAPRNLGLGVFAAVVGFGLLAGASQIDAALFGLDEAGQAVGEGLAAAFEASPALAVLFLVGNGLAAPIAEEQVWRGIVQTTLVDERGAAVGIAVTAVLFALKHVIVDLSVVRLTTLLTLGLLFGVVRHRWGTASSAVTHVLLNVVSSASIVAMAFL; encoded by the coding sequence ATGGCTCGGTCGACCCCTACCGAGATCGCTGCAGTCGTCGTCGCCGGCTGGATCGGTCTCGAGTTCGCGCTTCGGCGCGGCCTCGTCGCCGGCGCTGCTGCCGTCGGAATCGATCCGCTGGTGGCGGACTATCTGGTCCTCGCGGTCGGCTTTCCGCTCATCGCGGCGATCCTCTCCAGGTACGCGCTCGAGCGGGGGGACACCCGCGAATCGTGGGGATGGGACTGGGCACCGCGGAACCTCGGTCTTGGCGTCTTCGCTGCGGTCGTCGGGTTCGGCCTGCTCGCCGGTGCCTCGCAGATCGACGCGGCGCTGTTCGGCCTCGACGAGGCGGGCCAAGCGGTTGGCGAGGGACTGGCGGCCGCGTTCGAAGCCAGCCCCGCGCTCGCGGTCCTCTTTCTCGTCGGGAACGGACTCGCCGCCCCGATCGCGGAGGAACAGGTCTGGCGGGGGATCGTCCAGACGACGCTCGTCGACGAACGGGGTGCGGCCGTCGGTATTGCGGTGACGGCGGTCCTGTTCGCGCTCAAGCACGTGATCGTCGACCTGTCGGTGGTTCGTCTCACGACCCTGCTGACGCTCGGACTCCTCTTCGGCGTCGTTCGCCATCGGTGGGGAACCGCGAGCAGCGCGGTTACGCACGTCCTGCTCAACGTCGTCTCGTCGGCGAGCATCGTTGCGATGGCGTTCCTCTGA
- a CDS encoding right-handed parallel beta-helix repeat-containing protein, with protein sequence MLVMDEDNQEDRSGSARGETSRRSYVRMLGALGIGGALSGVAATSSRNAGIAAAQSQEAASIAVSDSGTTVDDDVSHLDFGESISVTDTDADTVTVRGETNPNVVDVRDDLGVEPEADDLWGAIEDHYYSFEPTERNHCYKIPAGTWYVDTDNVHFGAHEFLGIVGEPFAVLEVTDQDVDRLMTVGTIDTSLPNAQRTVLRNVQVDISGEYDAGICRWYTYRYGLIENVSMRGQRNKREPTYGGDLHTIMVDGRLPTTTNVIRNCHLVNGDTYYDRDSHFGFAIPFASEIYNRGTNHWESCKAAGYISHGFYVSHDSGRNVLSDCHTHNCGAAHIRLGTNDSAQNCRISMTEHPGVPWTGLWLEDDGNQRIDGLNVTNEVRKNTELVRLTQDGPARLTNVSLTDTGTDGRAIRIDDSGDAQAVFDRCSLTDRTSPSVSDYAVSVRSSRVTFTDCEFDVSSQSSTDRHGLFVTDGDGSIDRIRIDGCSIDSDDASLRFAESGADHSVESSFFDGLVMSDPDTELSNVLWTGNRHYGETDFRGERVQWQGDFNFGYEL encoded by the coding sequence ATGCTCGTGATGGACGAAGACAATCAGGAAGATCGATCGGGAAGCGCTCGCGGTGAGACGTCGCGTCGTTCGTACGTACGAATGCTCGGTGCCCTGGGGATCGGTGGCGCTCTCAGCGGTGTCGCCGCGACGAGTTCGCGGAACGCCGGTATCGCCGCGGCGCAGAGTCAGGAGGCCGCGTCGATAGCTGTGAGCGACTCGGGAACGACGGTCGACGACGACGTGTCGCACCTCGATTTCGGGGAGTCGATCTCGGTGACCGACACCGATGCGGACACCGTTACCGTTCGCGGCGAGACGAACCCGAACGTCGTCGACGTCCGCGACGATCTCGGCGTCGAACCCGAGGCGGACGACCTGTGGGGCGCGATCGAAGATCACTACTACTCGTTCGAACCGACGGAACGAAACCACTGTTACAAGATTCCCGCGGGGACGTGGTACGTCGACACCGACAACGTCCACTTCGGGGCCCACGAGTTTCTGGGGATCGTGGGCGAACCGTTCGCCGTCCTCGAAGTGACCGATCAGGACGTCGACCGTCTGATGACCGTCGGAACCATCGACACGTCGCTTCCGAACGCCCAGCGAACGGTCCTTCGGAACGTTCAGGTCGACATCAGCGGCGAGTACGACGCCGGCATCTGTCGCTGGTACACCTACAGGTACGGCCTCATCGAGAACGTCTCCATGCGCGGGCAGCGCAACAAGCGGGAGCCGACCTACGGTGGCGACCTCCACACGATCATGGTCGACGGGAGACTACCGACCACGACGAACGTCATCAGGAACTGTCACCTCGTCAACGGTGACACGTACTACGATCGGGACTCCCACTTCGGGTTCGCGATCCCCTTCGCCTCGGAGATCTACAACAGGGGGACGAATCACTGGGAGAGTTGCAAGGCGGCGGGGTACATCTCTCACGGATTCTACGTCTCGCACGATTCCGGTCGAAACGTTCTCTCCGATTGCCACACGCACAATTGTGGTGCCGCACACATCCGGCTCGGAACGAACGATTCGGCACAGAACTGCCGGATCTCGATGACCGAACACCCCGGGGTTCCGTGGACGGGACTCTGGCTCGAGGACGACGGGAACCAACGAATCGACGGACTGAACGTGACGAACGAGGTCAGGAAGAATACCGAATTAGTTCGGTTGACGCAGGACGGTCCGGCCCGCTTGACGAACGTGTCCCTCACCGACACGGGAACCGACGGCCGCGCCATTCGTATCGACGACAGCGGCGATGCACAGGCGGTCTTCGACCGCTGTTCGCTGACGGATCGGACGAGCCCGTCAGTTTCCGATTACGCGGTCTCCGTCCGATCGTCGCGGGTGACGTTCACCGACTGCGAGTTCGACGTTTCGTCGCAGTCGTCTACCGATCGCCACGGTCTCTTCGTCACCGACGGTGACGGCAGCATCGATCGGATCAGAATCGACGGCTGTTCGATCGATTCCGACGACGCGAGCCTCCGGTTCGCCGAGAGCGGGGCCGATCACTCGGTCGAGAGCTCGTTCTTCGACGGGCTCGTCATGAGCGATCCCGATACGGAACTCTCGAACGTGCTGTGGACGGGCAACCGCCACTACGGCGAAACCGACTTCCGCGGTGAACGGGTGCAGTGGCAGGGCGACTTCAATTTCGGGTACGAGCTCTAG